In a genomic window of Occallatibacter riparius:
- a CDS encoding zinc-dependent alcohol dehydrogenase family protein gives MKAWVLEGFGLDNLKMVDVPMREVGPHDVVVSVKAVSLNYRDKLLVDGLYNPDLRFPITQVADTAGEVVDAGAEVSRFRRGDRVITNYATRWIDGPTRVDDVVHTLGNTIPGGLAEYLVINEEVLVHAPEYLTHEEASTLPVAALTAWHALTVKRQLAPGETVLVQGTGGVSIFGLQLASALGAKVIATSSSDDKLQRARRLGAHQTINYVRTPEWHTEALRLTSQQGVDNILEVAAGKTLRQSLEAIKPGGQISVIGVLDGFVSEIPIFTLLQKQASIVGMVTGSRRMFEEMNAALANFQIHPVIDAVYWFEDARQAYDHLYRGAFGKIVIKLR, from the coding sequence GTGAAAGCATGGGTTTTGGAAGGCTTTGGACTAGATAACTTGAAGATGGTTGATGTACCGATGCGAGAGGTTGGTCCCCACGATGTTGTCGTGAGCGTGAAAGCCGTGTCTCTGAATTACCGAGACAAGCTGCTGGTGGATGGTCTCTACAATCCCGATCTGCGTTTTCCAATCACGCAGGTAGCCGATACCGCGGGCGAGGTTGTCGATGCAGGAGCAGAGGTCTCTCGTTTTCGGAGAGGCGATCGTGTAATTACCAACTATGCCACACGGTGGATCGACGGGCCGACGAGGGTCGACGATGTTGTGCATACGTTGGGAAACACGATTCCGGGCGGACTGGCTGAGTACCTGGTGATCAATGAAGAAGTGCTGGTGCACGCGCCTGAATACCTGACCCACGAAGAGGCTTCCACATTGCCGGTTGCCGCCCTCACGGCCTGGCATGCGTTAACGGTCAAACGGCAGCTAGCTCCAGGTGAGACTGTTCTCGTGCAGGGGACGGGTGGCGTATCTATCTTTGGTCTGCAACTGGCCTCAGCACTGGGCGCAAAGGTGATTGCGACATCGAGCAGCGATGACAAGCTTCAGCGAGCCAGACGGCTAGGCGCACACCAGACGATCAATTACGTCCGAACGCCGGAGTGGCACACCGAAGCCCTGAGATTGACATCGCAGCAGGGAGTGGACAACATCCTGGAAGTTGCGGCAGGTAAGACTCTCCGCCAGTCGCTCGAGGCCATCAAGCCCGGCGGACAGATCTCGGTTATTGGAGTCCTGGATGGATTTGTGTCTGAGATTCCCATCTTCACGTTGCTACAGAAACAAGCTTCGATTGTGGGTATGGTGACCGGATCGAGACGGATGTTTGAAGAGATGAATGCTGCGCTTGCAAATTTCCAGATTCATCCTGTGATCGACGCTGTGTACTGGTTCGAGGATGCTCGACAAGCCTACGACCATCTCTATCGAGGAGCCTTTGGAAAGATCGTGATCAAGCTGCGTTAA
- the holA gene encoding DNA polymerase III subunit delta: MSGARWGAGFSAVGRFVAEIEAATKGGPLKPGYVLAGDELFLQERCRAAVIKAYVPPDFKDFCLSDFDLGSTPVFDILDRAQTPSLMAPFQVIFVRNVRNLYTRGAKKDEFAALGRYFQSPNPQALLVFVADFIRIPSDVRRMDMDDKSKYERLTETLGEHCGMVELARVHEDDAMRWVTATSNEAGNRMDPDAARELVDALGADMMMIAGELEKLLLYTLGRGRITLGDVETMVLGAKQRSLYELTDAISARNKVKAIALLHGLLNSSDAGEDAAIGHLYMLARTFRQMLVILEKNVRDQRAIWQALWQGFRIPPFAADDLIRQARRYKSRRDLTRALRLIARADLELRSSPPDKRLVLERLVYDLASEPKPVSPWSAAQLSFSEQ, encoded by the coding sequence TTGAGTGGGGCGCGGTGGGGCGCGGGCTTCTCGGCTGTGGGGCGATTTGTCGCGGAGATTGAGGCTGCGACGAAGGGCGGTCCGCTGAAGCCGGGGTATGTGCTGGCGGGCGATGAGCTCTTTCTGCAGGAACGATGCCGGGCGGCGGTGATCAAGGCGTATGTGCCGCCGGATTTCAAGGACTTCTGCTTGTCGGACTTCGATCTGGGTTCGACGCCAGTTTTCGACATTCTGGATCGGGCGCAGACGCCTTCGCTGATGGCACCGTTTCAGGTGATCTTTGTGCGCAACGTGCGGAACCTGTATACGCGCGGGGCGAAGAAGGATGAGTTCGCCGCGCTGGGGCGGTATTTCCAATCGCCGAACCCGCAGGCGCTGCTGGTGTTTGTCGCGGACTTTATCCGGATTCCGTCAGATGTGCGGCGGATGGATATGGACGATAAGAGCAAGTACGAGCGGCTGACGGAGACGCTGGGCGAGCACTGCGGAATGGTTGAGCTGGCGCGCGTGCACGAAGACGACGCGATGCGCTGGGTGACGGCGACGTCGAATGAGGCGGGGAACCGGATGGATCCCGACGCGGCGCGCGAGCTGGTGGATGCGCTGGGCGCGGACATGATGATGATCGCAGGGGAGCTGGAGAAGCTGCTGCTCTACACGCTGGGGCGTGGGCGGATCACGCTGGGCGATGTGGAGACGATGGTGCTGGGGGCCAAGCAGCGGTCGCTGTATGAGCTGACCGATGCGATCAGCGCGCGGAACAAGGTGAAGGCGATTGCGCTGCTGCATGGGCTGCTGAACTCGAGCGACGCGGGCGAGGATGCGGCGATTGGGCATTTGTACATGCTGGCGCGGACGTTCCGGCAGATGCTTGTGATTCTGGAGAAGAATGTAAGGGATCAGCGGGCGATCTGGCAGGCGCTGTGGCAGGGGTTCAGGATCCCTCCGTTTGCGGCGGATGATTTGATCCGGCAGGCGAGACGGTATAAGTCGCGGCGGGATTTGACGCGGGCGCTGCGGTTGATTGCGCGGGCGGACCTGGAGCTGCGGTCGTCGCCGCCGGACAAGCGTCTGGTGCTGGAGCGGCTGGTGTACGATCTGGCGTCGGAGCCGAAGCCGGTATCGCCGTGGTCGGCGGCGCAGTTGTCGTTCAGCGAACAGTGA
- a CDS encoding ankyrin repeat domain-containing protein: MPTDPSTPPRPIPDRPNLRHLKDQAKELLHTGSARTLSGAQLQIARQYGFRSWPKLKHHVESLHEIGMLKHAIDTNDFNAIRTLMTRNPALHRAPLGYGKSGPLTWVAECRVPWEPPGPTRLAIAQWMIDHGSDIHQGGDAPLMRAALVDHRIPMMELLVRNGADVNAEWNGHFPILFAPCETLNPLALKWLLDNGANPHLPELRGHPSPLDYVIGTYSRSPLQAQCMRLLIDAGCTSKRNIPAAIELLRGRLDILGAMLDADPPLVHRRFPELDFGSTGYRRMTLSGGTLLHVAAEYGNVKAAQMLLARGADVNAPAALDANTIGGQTPLFHAVSQFYDYGLELARFLVASGANLAIRANLPGHYEQPEEFVDCTALAYAAKFPGGDTKTIAFLRSIGAPE, from the coding sequence ATGCCCACCGATCCCTCTACCCCGCCCCGACCGATTCCCGACCGCCCCAACCTCCGCCACCTCAAAGACCAGGCCAAAGAGCTTCTGCACACCGGCTCAGCCCGTACCCTCTCCGGCGCCCAGCTCCAGATCGCGCGCCAGTACGGCTTCCGCAGCTGGCCCAAGCTCAAACACCATGTCGAATCTCTGCACGAAATTGGCATGCTCAAGCACGCCATCGACACCAATGACTTCAACGCCATCCGCACCCTGATGACGCGGAACCCCGCCCTCCATCGCGCCCCCCTCGGCTACGGCAAATCCGGCCCCCTCACCTGGGTAGCCGAGTGCCGCGTCCCTTGGGAACCACCCGGCCCCACCCGCCTCGCCATCGCGCAATGGATGATCGACCACGGCTCCGACATCCACCAGGGCGGCGACGCTCCCCTGATGCGTGCCGCGCTAGTCGACCACCGCATCCCCATGATGGAACTCCTCGTCCGCAACGGCGCCGACGTCAATGCCGAGTGGAACGGCCACTTCCCCATCCTCTTCGCTCCCTGCGAGACCCTGAATCCCCTCGCCCTGAAATGGCTCCTGGACAATGGCGCGAACCCCCACCTCCCCGAACTACGCGGCCACCCATCCCCCCTCGACTACGTCATCGGCACCTACTCCCGTTCTCCCCTTCAAGCGCAATGCATGCGGCTGCTGATAGACGCGGGCTGCACCTCGAAGCGCAACATCCCCGCGGCAATAGAACTTCTCCGCGGCCGACTCGACATCCTGGGAGCCATGCTCGATGCGGATCCCCCTCTCGTTCATCGCCGATTTCCCGAGCTCGACTTCGGATCCACCGGCTACCGCCGGATGACTTTAAGTGGCGGGACCCTCCTCCACGTTGCCGCCGAATACGGAAACGTGAAAGCCGCTCAGATGCTCCTGGCTCGCGGAGCCGACGTGAACGCCCCCGCTGCCCTCGATGCGAACACCATCGGTGGGCAGACTCCCCTGTTCCACGCCGTCAGCCAGTTCTATGACTACGGTCTCGAGCTCGCCCGTTTCCTTGTAGCCAGCGGAGCAAACCTCGCAATTCGTGCTAATCTGCCGGGCCATTACGAGCAGCCCGAAGAATTCGTGGACTGCACTGCGCTGGCATACGCTGCGAAGTTCCCCGGGGGTGACACGAAGACCATCGCCTTTTTGCGCAGCATCGGCGCGCCGGAGTGA
- a CDS encoding sodium:solute symporter family protein, with protein sequence MSGLAPNIFAASVSSASHALALAAPSLAHLGALDIAVIAIYFVMVIWIGFYLKGQANTSEEFFMAGREMTAWIAGLSFVSANLGSLELMGWAGSAYQYGILAAHWYWVGAIPAMLFLGMVMMPFYYVCKTHSVPGYLKLRYGQGASFVAAVSFAFMTVLMSGVNMFAMAVVMKVVLGWNLSFSIIVSSLAVAAYVALGGLRSAIFNEVLQFMLIWGGALLVPILGLVESGGWNGFKAKLAHNIATGLTPAGDYTHMWRSMGHFADNPMGIHWTGIVFGLGFAISFGYWTTDFLVVQRVLAANNLRSARMAPVIGSFFKMAVPFIVILPGLLGLVVLQNPDGSLMHLVPQNLATPESGLHSYNEVLPLMLVRYCSPGLLGLGITALIAGFMSGMAGNVSAFSAVWTYDIYQPMINKTAKDEHYVAVGRWATIWGVIISIGTAYLVMSMAGIMDYVQALFSFFISPLLGVVLVGMLWPRATKSGGFWGLLLGTLTSIGLWAWVKADPAALRYVALSPDARDMAENMYRALWSVIVSMGVNIIVSLFTKPKTLAELDGVVMGATKLPVEEPVPFYKNEWFWTVIAGVVFLALNIYFW encoded by the coding sequence ATGTCCGGATTAGCTCCCAACATCTTCGCCGCCAGTGTGTCTTCCGCATCGCACGCGCTTGCCCTGGCGGCCCCCTCACTGGCGCACTTGGGTGCGCTGGATATCGCGGTAATCGCAATCTACTTCGTCATGGTCATCTGGATAGGCTTCTATCTCAAAGGCCAAGCCAACACCAGCGAAGAGTTCTTCATGGCCGGCCGCGAGATGACCGCATGGATCGCCGGCCTCAGTTTCGTTTCCGCCAACCTTGGCTCGCTCGAACTGATGGGCTGGGCTGGTTCGGCCTACCAGTACGGCATCCTCGCTGCTCACTGGTATTGGGTCGGCGCAATCCCCGCCATGCTCTTCCTCGGCATGGTGATGATGCCCTTCTATTACGTCTGCAAGACGCATTCGGTACCCGGCTACCTCAAGCTCCGCTACGGACAGGGCGCCAGCTTCGTTGCCGCCGTCTCCTTCGCCTTCATGACGGTGCTGATGAGCGGCGTCAACATGTTCGCCATGGCCGTGGTGATGAAGGTCGTCCTCGGCTGGAATCTCAGCTTCTCCATCATCGTCTCCTCGCTCGCTGTCGCGGCATACGTGGCACTCGGCGGACTGCGCTCCGCAATCTTCAACGAGGTGCTCCAGTTCATGCTGATCTGGGGCGGCGCGTTGCTGGTTCCTATCCTCGGCCTCGTCGAATCCGGCGGCTGGAACGGCTTCAAGGCCAAGTTGGCGCACAACATCGCCACCGGCCTCACCCCTGCGGGCGACTACACGCATATGTGGCGCTCCATGGGGCACTTCGCCGATAACCCCATGGGCATTCATTGGACGGGCATCGTCTTCGGCCTTGGCTTCGCGATCAGCTTCGGTTACTGGACCACCGACTTCCTTGTCGTTCAGCGCGTTCTCGCCGCCAACAACCTGCGCTCTGCGCGCATGGCGCCGGTCATCGGATCCTTCTTCAAGATGGCGGTCCCCTTTATCGTCATCCTTCCCGGCCTGCTCGGCCTGGTGGTTCTGCAAAACCCTGATGGCAGCCTGATGCACCTTGTGCCGCAAAATCTGGCGACACCGGAATCAGGACTGCACAGCTACAACGAGGTCCTGCCGCTGATGCTGGTTCGCTACTGCTCGCCCGGTCTGCTGGGGTTGGGCATTACTGCCCTCATCGCGGGATTCATGAGCGGCATGGCCGGCAACGTTAGCGCCTTCTCCGCCGTTTGGACCTACGACATCTATCAGCCCATGATCAACAAGACCGCCAAGGACGAGCACTATGTCGCGGTTGGCCGCTGGGCCACGATCTGGGGCGTCATCATCTCCATCGGAACCGCCTACCTGGTCATGAGCATGGCCGGCATTATGGACTACGTACAGGCCCTGTTCAGCTTCTTCATCTCGCCTCTGTTGGGCGTGGTGCTGGTCGGTATGCTCTGGCCGCGCGCAACCAAGTCCGGCGGTTTCTGGGGACTGCTGCTTGGCACGCTAACCTCCATCGGCCTGTGGGCTTGGGTCAAGGCCGATCCAGCGGCTCTCCGCTATGTGGCGCTCTCACCTGATGCCAGGGACATGGCCGAGAACATGTACCGTGCGCTCTGGTCGGTCATTGTCTCCATGGGCGTCAATATCATCGTCAGCTTGTTCACCAAGCCGAAGACACTCGCCGAACTCGATGGCGTGGTGATGGGCGCCACTAAGCTGCCGGTGGAGGAACCTGTGCCGTTCTATAAGAACGAGTGGTTCTGGACGGTCATCGCTGGAGTCGTCTTTCTAGCACTCAACATTTACTTCTGGTAA
- a CDS encoding universal stress protein, whose translation MVEAAAEVVGTRWSRPSVILMATDLSDLDRLMPFALDEGAATGARLILMHVVSAGESMTADAAGMPYYDPSGAVDIAEKELEPCCAIARKRGIICDAVIREGHPAQQILTAARQFHADRILLGTRSRGRVSKILIGSVAEQVLRSVNIPVITVGPEARLAVPGNTPTKVVLHATTLREASRPSAVLASQIASSLGAGLILLHVLPPISDMQRKGEPTGMDSAAMMELRKLAEELSRDVPAGVTPKVVHGNPSIEILAESAEHHACLMVLGARHRSALENLTRDRTIYKVLAHARCPVMTLEETTAGNREQGTGNRLQGVGNRE comes from the coding sequence ATGGTGGAAGCGGCGGCGGAAGTGGTGGGGACGCGTTGGAGCCGGCCGTCGGTGATCCTGATGGCTACGGATCTGAGTGACCTGGATCGGCTTATGCCGTTTGCGCTGGACGAGGGTGCGGCGACGGGTGCGCGGCTGATCCTGATGCACGTGGTGTCGGCTGGGGAGTCGATGACGGCGGATGCGGCGGGCATGCCTTACTACGATCCTTCCGGTGCTGTGGATATCGCCGAAAAAGAGTTGGAACCGTGCTGTGCAATCGCGCGGAAAAGGGGTATTATCTGCGATGCGGTGATTCGCGAGGGTCACCCGGCACAGCAGATTTTGACGGCCGCCCGGCAGTTTCATGCGGACCGCATCCTTCTGGGGACCCGGAGCCGTGGGAGGGTCAGCAAGATTCTCATTGGTTCCGTGGCTGAACAAGTGCTGCGCTCGGTCAATATCCCGGTCATTACCGTGGGTCCTGAGGCTCGTCTCGCGGTGCCCGGCAACACCCCGACAAAGGTGGTGCTGCATGCCACCACACTTAGAGAGGCCTCCCGTCCGAGCGCAGTGCTTGCCAGCCAGATCGCGTCCAGCCTGGGCGCGGGGTTGATTCTTCTGCACGTACTTCCTCCGATTTCAGACATGCAGCGTAAGGGCGAGCCGACGGGGATGGACTCGGCCGCGATGATGGAGCTGCGCAAGCTGGCGGAGGAGTTGAGCCGCGATGTGCCAGCGGGCGTGACGCCGAAGGTGGTGCACGGGAATCCTTCGATTGAGATTCTGGCGGAGAGCGCGGAGCACCACGCGTGTTTGATGGTGCTGGGGGCGAGGCATCGGTCGGCGCTGGAGAATCTGACGCGGGATCGGACTATATATAAAGTGCTGGCGCATGCGCGGTGTCCGGTGATGACGCTGGAAGAGACGACGGCAGGGAACAGGGAACAGGGAACAGGGAACAGACTGCAGGGAGTAGGGAATAGGGAGTAG
- a CDS encoding bacteriohemerythrin produces the protein MALMTWSDRLSTGVKAMDEQHKGLVKTLNELHDAMLNGAGKSAAGPLLDRLVRYTHDHFASEEALMSRAKYPDLAAHLVKHKDLTRQVEAFVGRYKRGELSLNVDLLMFLRDWLTTHIQKEDRDYGPWLNQNGVR, from the coding sequence ATGGCATTGATGACCTGGAGCGACCGCCTATCCACCGGCGTGAAAGCAATGGACGAGCAGCACAAAGGCCTCGTCAAAACACTCAACGAGCTCCATGACGCAATGCTGAACGGCGCCGGCAAATCCGCGGCCGGCCCTCTTCTCGATCGTCTCGTCAGGTACACCCACGATCACTTCGCCTCGGAAGAAGCCCTGATGTCCCGCGCGAAGTATCCCGATCTCGCGGCCCACCTCGTCAAGCACAAGGACCTCACCCGACAGGTCGAAGCCTTCGTCGGCCGCTACAAACGCGGCGAGCTCTCACTCAACGTCGATCTGCTCATGTTCCTGCGCGACTGGCTCACCACCCACATCCAGAAAGAAGACCGCGACTACGGCCCCTGGCTCAACCAGAACGGCGTCCGCTAA
- a CDS encoding GlxA family transcriptional regulator: MHVVLYLPDAFYSAIASTLVETLQAVNEVRGSEVFTYEFVSRTEHPRSKSGILYRANPRPSQTMDVLILLTGVTANALESVRELELETQRAKPLVLLAKRQKARIAATCGASYILANLGLLKGRCATISWWLKKEVKLRFPLVKWEPSRILVRDGSFYTTGAAFAGLELISSLLRDLGYSKEERLVRKLMVLPPARESQDPYEVPGLLETTSFEKRLRRIAHSNLSQLDISFLAKELHVTPRTLARRFVEELRISPGKWIQEQRLEAARSLLESTSLSVAEICYQVGYQDGASFGRLFLRVTGMTPGEYRRELRAPERSGAA, encoded by the coding sequence ATGCATGTCGTGCTTTATTTGCCCGATGCCTTCTACTCCGCGATTGCCTCAACCTTGGTCGAGACCCTCCAGGCTGTCAATGAGGTCCGCGGAAGCGAAGTGTTTACGTACGAATTTGTATCGAGGACAGAACACCCGCGTTCCAAATCCGGGATCCTCTACCGGGCGAACCCCAGGCCATCGCAGACGATGGATGTGCTCATATTGCTCACTGGCGTAACTGCGAACGCCCTTGAATCGGTCCGGGAGTTGGAGTTGGAAACTCAACGTGCAAAGCCGCTGGTGTTGTTAGCCAAACGTCAAAAGGCAAGGATCGCGGCTACCTGCGGCGCTTCCTATATTCTGGCTAACCTCGGCTTGCTGAAAGGCAGGTGTGCAACCATCTCGTGGTGGCTCAAGAAAGAGGTCAAGCTTCGATTCCCGCTCGTAAAATGGGAGCCATCCCGGATCCTGGTGCGCGACGGTTCGTTCTATACCACCGGCGCGGCATTCGCAGGTCTGGAACTTATAAGTAGCTTGCTGCGGGACCTCGGGTATTCCAAGGAAGAGCGGCTGGTGAGAAAGCTGATGGTCCTTCCGCCCGCACGCGAATCTCAAGATCCGTATGAAGTTCCCGGTCTGCTGGAGACCACCTCGTTTGAAAAGCGGCTGCGCCGAATTGCCCATTCGAATCTCAGTCAACTTGATATTTCTTTTCTTGCGAAAGAACTGCATGTTACGCCGAGAACACTCGCCCGGCGATTTGTCGAGGAATTGAGAATCTCTCCCGGGAAATGGATCCAGGAACAACGCTTGGAGGCCGCCCGCTCGTTGTTGGAGTCCACCAGCCTGAGCGTCGCGGAGATTTGCTATCAGGTTGGATACCAGGATGGAGCATCATTCGGCAGGCTCTTTCTGAGAGTGACTGGGATGACGCCAGGCGAGTACCGTCGTGAACTCCGCGCACCTGAACGGTCAGGAGCCGCTTGA
- a CDS encoding L-fucose/L-arabinose isomerase family protein, producing the protein MAEQARTMTFGIVVGNRGFFPDHLAKTGREEILAVLEQAGAKAIVLSPEESKYGAVETYDESLRCAELFKKHADEIDGIIVTLPNFGEERGIVDAIRLSGLKVPVLVQATPDRSDNMTIAVRRDSFCGKMSACNNMMQYGIKYSLTTLHTEAVTSPEFKADLERFSAVCRIVKGLKNLKIGAIGARPAAFNTVRYSERLFEQSGISVDTLDLSEVFGRINRMKDNDDAAQAKLAAIKSYVTTKGIPDEALLKMAKLGAVIDGWMKQTHCTISAVQCWTSMEEFFGVVPCTIMSMMSNNLIPSACEVDVPGTLSMYMLALASQTPSALLDWNNNYGSDPNKCVCFHCSNLPKHFFKDVRMDYQEIIAGTVGKLNTFGTCVGRVKAGVMSYARYSTDDQNGIIRGYTGPGAFTDDPLETFGGAGVAEIPHLQKLLKYICREGFEHHVAANFSDVSKAVHEAASNYLGWQSYYHPGLDD; encoded by the coding sequence ATGGCAGAACAAGCAAGAACAATGACCTTCGGGATCGTAGTGGGCAACCGCGGCTTTTTTCCCGATCATTTGGCCAAGACTGGCCGTGAAGAAATCCTTGCCGTGCTGGAACAGGCCGGCGCCAAGGCAATCGTGCTCTCGCCCGAAGAATCGAAGTACGGCGCGGTAGAGACCTACGATGAATCCCTCCGCTGCGCAGAGCTGTTCAAGAAACACGCCGATGAGATTGACGGCATCATCGTTACCCTGCCCAACTTCGGTGAAGAACGCGGCATCGTTGACGCCATCCGTCTCTCCGGCCTCAAGGTTCCGGTGCTTGTGCAGGCTACGCCCGACCGCAGCGACAACATGACCATTGCTGTCCGCCGCGACTCGTTCTGCGGCAAGATGAGCGCCTGCAATAACATGATGCAGTACGGCATCAAGTACTCGCTCACCACCCTGCACACGGAGGCTGTCACTTCGCCTGAATTCAAGGCTGACCTCGAGCGGTTCTCCGCCGTCTGCCGCATCGTGAAGGGCCTCAAGAATCTCAAGATCGGCGCTATCGGCGCGCGCCCCGCGGCGTTCAACACGGTGCGCTACTCTGAGCGGCTGTTCGAGCAGAGCGGCATCTCGGTCGACACGCTCGATCTGTCCGAGGTCTTCGGCCGCATCAACCGTATGAAAGACAACGACGACGCGGCTCAGGCCAAGCTCGCCGCCATCAAGAGCTACGTCACTACCAAGGGCATCCCTGACGAGGCCCTGCTCAAGATGGCGAAGCTCGGCGCAGTCATTGACGGCTGGATGAAGCAGACCCACTGCACCATCAGCGCCGTGCAGTGCTGGACCTCCATGGAAGAGTTCTTCGGCGTGGTGCCCTGCACCATCATGAGCATGATGTCGAACAATCTCATTCCGTCAGCCTGCGAAGTCGATGTGCCCGGCACGCTCAGCATGTACATGCTCGCCCTCGCCAGCCAGACGCCTTCCGCCCTGCTCGATTGGAACAACAACTACGGCTCCGACCCGAACAAGTGCGTGTGCTTCCACTGCTCCAACCTGCCCAAGCACTTCTTCAAGGACGTCCGCATGGACTACCAGGAGATCATCGCCGGCACCGTGGGCAAGCTCAACACCTTCGGCACCTGCGTAGGCCGCGTCAAGGCCGGCGTCATGAGCTACGCGCGCTACTCCACCGACGATCAGAACGGTATCATCCGCGGCTACACCGGCCCGGGCGCCTTCACGGATGACCCGCTCGAGACCTTCGGCGGCGCCGGCGTCGCAGAGATTCCGCATTTGCAGAAGCTGCTCAAGTACATCTGCCGCGAAGGCTTCGAACATCACGTCGCCGCGAACTTCTCTGACGTCTCCAAGGCCGTCCACGAAGCCGCGAGCAACTATCTCGGATGGCAGAGCTACTATCACCCGGGACTAGACGACTAA
- a CDS encoding pyridoxal phosphate-dependent aminotransferase gives MPSNLNSPVTRRSFFRFAAGASALATMPIVTEAHLAFAQRGRRLGDPNHGVHIDSNENPLGPCDAARQAMLDMVPKGGRYFFDMQDDLIDLFAKQEGLDRKAVRVYAGSSEPLAYTVLAFTNPSRPLVIADPGYEAPMFAAERTGAKVIKVPLADPKGAATHDTKAMLGAAANPGVIYVCNPNNPTGTCTPRADIESLVAGAPKDAVMLIDEAYIHLCDAPRSLDFVKEGKNVIVLRTFSKLYGMAGIRMGFAVGRPDLMDKIDYFGSNFMPITATAAAIASLKQADLIETRKKITAGTRGETMAWLKGQGFAVTPSESNCFMLDTRRDGKDVLKAMAAKDVYVGRIWPAWPTQVRITVGTPEEMMTFRKAFGEVMAGPAAARLETPGAHGGRFDGGGTTLWS, from the coding sequence ATGCCGTCGAATCTGAATTCCCCTGTCACTCGCCGCAGTTTCTTCCGTTTTGCCGCCGGGGCTTCCGCGCTGGCTACGATGCCAATTGTTACGGAGGCGCACCTGGCATTTGCGCAGAGGGGGCGGCGTCTGGGTGATCCCAATCATGGGGTTCATATCGATTCGAACGAGAATCCGCTGGGTCCGTGCGATGCGGCGCGGCAGGCGATGCTGGATATGGTGCCGAAGGGCGGGCGGTACTTCTTCGACATGCAGGACGATCTGATCGATCTGTTTGCCAAGCAGGAGGGGCTCGACCGCAAGGCTGTGCGGGTGTATGCGGGATCGAGCGAGCCGCTGGCGTACACGGTGCTGGCGTTTACGAATCCGAGCCGGCCGCTGGTGATTGCCGATCCGGGGTACGAGGCGCCGATGTTCGCGGCGGAGCGGACGGGGGCGAAGGTGATCAAAGTGCCGCTCGCCGATCCGAAGGGGGCGGCGACGCACGACACGAAGGCGATGCTGGGGGCGGCAGCGAATCCGGGCGTGATTTATGTGTGTAATCCGAATAATCCGACGGGGACGTGTACGCCGCGGGCGGATATCGAGAGCCTGGTGGCGGGGGCGCCGAAGGATGCGGTGATGCTGATCGATGAGGCGTATATCCATTTGTGCGATGCGCCGCGGTCGCTGGATTTTGTGAAGGAAGGGAAGAACGTGATTGTGCTGCGCACGTTCTCGAAGCTGTATGGGATGGCAGGGATTCGGATGGGGTTCGCGGTGGGCCGACCGGATTTGATGGACAAGATCGACTACTTCGGGTCGAACTTCATGCCGATTACGGCGACGGCGGCGGCGATCGCGAGCCTGAAGCAGGCGGACCTGATCGAGACGCGGAAGAAGATTACGGCGGGGACGCGCGGGGAGACGATGGCCTGGCTGAAGGGGCAGGGGTTCGCGGTGACTCCATCGGAGAGCAACTGCTTCATGCTGGATACGCGGCGGGACGGCAAGGATGTGCTGAAGGCGATGGCGGCAAAGGACGTCTATGTAGGGCGGATCTGGCCGGCGTGGCCGACGCAGGTGCGGATCACGGTGGGGACGCCGGAGGAGATGATGACGTTCCGGAAGGCGTTCGGCGAGGTGATGGCTGGTCCGGCTGCGGCAAGGCTGGAGACGCCAGGTGCGCATGGCGGCCGGTTTGACGGCGGCGGGACTACGCTTTGGTCCTGA